One part of the Scatophagus argus isolate fScaArg1 chromosome 12, fScaArg1.pri, whole genome shotgun sequence genome encodes these proteins:
- the nocta gene encoding nocturnin isoform X2 — MGSNSSRLFGMLAQSLKSAPLAQPDPYLEENPDQDPDQDLAEIDPDQLLRECEEALQRRPARPHRDLVYPNGMAPCHHKHNPSIRIMQWNILAQALGEGKDGFIRCPLDALNWQERKYLILEEILTYRPDILCLQEVDHYYDTFQPIMASLGYHGSFLAKPWSPCLDVEKNNGPDGCALFYRRSRFSLQSTAHLRLSAMMLPTNQVAIVQTLTCQVTGQQLCVAVTHLKARSGWERLRSAQGADLLQSLCSITSRGGGSSQSEMAPATIPLVVCGDFNAEPTEDVYRRFSSSPLGLNSAYKLLSSDRQTEPAYTTWKIRPSGESCNTLDYIWYTQDALSVECLLDIPTEEQIGPDRLPSYHYPSDHLSLLCDISFREEPHRLM; from the exons ATGggtagcaacagcagcaggttgtttGGTATGTTGGCCCAGTCCCTAAAGAGCGCCCCCTTGGCCCAGCCAGACCCGTACCTGGAGGAGAACCCAGACCAGGACCCGGACCAGGACCTGGCCGAGATTGACCCAGACCAGCTGCTCAGAGAGTGTGAGGAAGCTCTGCAGAGACGTCCGGCACGGCCACACCGGGATCTGGTCTATCCAAACGGCATGGCACCCTGCCACCATAAGCACAACCCCTCCATACGGATCATGCAGTGGAATATACTCGCACAAG ctcttGGGGAGGGGAAGGACGGGTTTATCCGCTGTCCACTGGATGCTCTTAACTGGCAGGAAAGGAAGTACCTGATCCTGGAGGAGATCCTCACCTACCGCCCTGACATCCTGTGTCTTCAGGAAGTGGACCACTATTATGACACTTTCCAGCCAATCATGGCCAGCCTGGGTTACCACGGCAGCTTCCTGGCCAAACCCTGGTCTCCCTGCCTGGATGTAGAAAAGAACAACGGACCTGACGGCTGCGCTCTGTTTTACCGCCGCTCACGCTTCTCCCTCCAGTCCACGGCTCACCTGCGGCTGTCAGCCATGATGCTTCCCACCAACCAGGTAGCCATTGTCCAGACACTGACCTGCCAGGTAACAGGCCAGCAGTTGTGTGTGGCCGTCACCCATCTGAAAGCTCGCAGTGGCTGGGAGAGGCTGCGGAGCGCGCAGGGCGCCGACCTGCTGCAAAGTTTATGCAGCATAACGTCCCGAGGCGGCGGGAGCAGCCAGAGTGAGATGGCACCCGCCACCATCCCTTTGGTCGTGTGCGGGGACTTTAATGCAGAGCCCACAGAGGATGTTTACCGGCGCTTCAGCTCCTCCCCGCTTGGCCTGAACTCTGCATACAAGCTGCTGAGCTCCGACAGACAGACGGAGCCGGCCTATACCACGTGGAAGATCCGCCCCTCTGGAGAGAGCTGCAACACTCTGGACTATATCTGGTATACCCAGGATGCTCTGAGTGTGGAGTGTCTGTTGGACATTCCCACGGAGGAGCAGATCGGCCCAGACCGCCTCCCCTCCTACCACTACCCCTCTGACCATTTATCATTGCTCTGTGACATCAGCTTCAGGGAGGAGCCCCACAGACTGATGTAA